In Rutidosis leptorrhynchoides isolate AG116_Rl617_1_P2 chromosome 6, CSIRO_AGI_Rlap_v1, whole genome shotgun sequence, the DNA window ACTTGCGTCTGTCTTTAAAAAAGACGCAACTTTTCAAACAATACCTTGCGTATGTCATGAAACATACGCAAGCACGCAAACATCAACTTGCGTATATCTTTTAAATACGCAAGAACGCAAACAAAACCTTGCGTTCCTTCAAACATACGCAAGAACGCAAACAAAACCTTGCGTAAGCCATTTaaagagacgcaaggacgcaaacaacaCCTTGCTTCTGTCAAAAAACCAGAAGCAAGGACGCAAAAAAGTCCTTGCGTCTGTCCCAGATTATTTACATACAAAAATTACATGTTTTACCTAAAAACTGTATAATAATTACATTTACAAGttaactaattaacaacctttgggtcctctgggtcctctggtggtggtggttcctgtgtatcaaagcgtgcacggaagaatgttcttgccattcgaattctatagtccttagcagcctttttagggtctccaatgttgtcaatctgatcccaaccaaaaactatcctctccatatgaaggcagacccaaacaccacaatcaccatggccaccactctgcATTGGCACATACGGTGCATCCTCGATCATCAACTCTACATCTTCTCTGTTCTCATAATAGTCAACAATTTGCGAGTCCTGCTTCTTGTTAAAGTAATCAATAGCCTTCAAATATAACGGCAAGTTGTCTGATAAGTTTTTGAAGACAGCCTCGAGTTGACCTTTTTTCAAACAACCCTTTAAACTATCATAGACTAATACTCTCTGTTCATCTAAGTTCAAAGTGAGTAGTATAAAATGTTCAGGATCTGAAAAATGTACtggaatcaaaatctgcaacaaaagaaACATAAAAAGTCAAGAAGGCAGGACGCAAGGTTGACCTTGCgagacacgcaaggacgcaaggtagaccttgcgtcaggagcaaggacgcaaggtctaCCTTGCGGGTGGACGCATGGACGCAAATTTTACTTTGCGTCCATAATGAAGACGCAAGGTTAATCTTGCgagggtcgcaaggacgcaagagaGTGTTTGCGAACGGACGCAAGGGCGCAAGATTTGTCTTGCGCCTATTACAGTTTACTCAAAATgtatagtttatatataaaaaaaaaaaaggactaaccttatcacattcagcccaggatggataaaggtcatcactaccatccccaagaccaatcaaatacatataatctgggggattgaatttaatgatcccctctgcttcaggattagatgtatcccccttctcctcctcattttgagtgtcatcatcataaaaggacttgaatttctccagttgattgaggaaacccaatggcataatcgtccatcgagaactacatgtataatctgcaatcggaaactgaggactcgaggacatctggctagctcggggcagaaacctctgccgaaatctcaacaggaaggtagcccatccatcaatatgctataatcagatcaagttgattatgaatgttataaagctaaaaacaaaacaaaacaaaacatgcataagtttataattattaacaaacttACTATGTTTTCCAAATAACCAGAAAATGCAATTCCCAATAAACGTTTCCAAAACTCAGTATCAAGGAAGAGGAAGGTTTCATTTTGGAAAATGAACATGCAACGCGTATCTTGCTTATTGAGGATTAGTGATTTCAAATCTTTTGCTGGCCCCACATGCTTCCTTTGATCTCTCCATGCACttggtggtggtggttgcaaagttccttgatcgtttataaatttatcaaccattgaccaaatttcctcctcaccaacccaatccttttccttcctttttctcttcctttccttTTTCTGAAAAAAAAACAATTAGTAAtaaagacgcaaagacgcaagaattGTCTTGCGTCGGTGTAATGCAAACGCAAATACGCAATACAGTTCTTGCGTCCATCAGTGAAgtatacgcaaagacgcaaggtaatCCTTGCGTCCAACAATGAagaagacgcaaagacgcaaggtgatCCTTGCGTCATTCACTAACATCATGCTGGTCTGCTTGTTTTTCTGCTTCATTAACCAATGGCAAATCAACTCCTTGCTCAATCTCCTCAGACACCAGAGCCACGTTCTCATCTTGTTTATCAACAGCTTTTTCAGCCCCTTTTTCAGTAGGCTTTTCAGTTTCCATTGGCAACACATTCTCAGCTTCTTTAGTCCCTTGATGAGAAACTTTCAGCCTTTTTACTCTAGAAGCTACTTCGTCAGACAACTGTATATAATATATGAGTCAGCAAACATACGCAAGGACACAAGATATATCTTGCGTAtaccaagacgcaaaacgcaaggtCTTATAAAcatcaggcgcaaggacgcaaggaaaacCTTGCGCCTGGTGAATGTTATAGATATACCTTCTCCAATGGTTTTCTGTAGCCCGGTGTTGTGAAAGGGGAATTTAAAAAATGAGTGGGCCTTCTTTCTCTTTTCCCACGTCTAACAACCCTCGGAGATGTATCATTGTCAGAGAAAGATCGAGGATCCACATATGCATCCTCGTTATCAGCATACTATAATGAACAAAACGCAAAAAATAAGAAAAGTAgccatacgcaaggtcgcaagtaaGTCCTTGCGTCTGAGTTAGGGACGCAAGTACAACCTGCGCCTAAATTACaaaaagacgcaaggacgcaagatggtACTTGCGTCTGATATAAcatcaggcgcaaggacgcaagtaaAACCTTGCGCCATCATAACAggcaagacgcaaggtcgcaaaaaaAACTTGCGCCAATTTACCTGATGTTCCTGGTGTTCCTGTTCTTTCAAACGTTTTTCATGATCATCAAGCTTCTTTTTACAATCAgccaactccttttcttgatcatCCACCCTCTTAGTCAACATATTAACCATACGCAACAATTCCTGCAATTTGTTGCCTTTTTGTGTTGGATGAGGGTCCGAGGTCTGCTCTGACTCCTCCTGCAATAATTCCTTCAAACTGCCACCCAACTCCTCTTCAACTTGATTATCATCTTGTGTATTTTTCTCGTCTTCAACAACATCTCCTTGAAAGTAAGAGGAACTCTGGATCCACCATTGACAACCTCTCTCTGTCTCAGATGGGTGCAGGGAACGAAAAGGTCTTTTTCTCTTCGGACAATCATCCTGAAATGAAGTTATATTAGTAAAAACaaaaggacgcaaggacgcaaaagtAATTTTGCGTCTAGACGCAAGAACGCAAAGATCATCTTGCGaatagacgcaaggacgcaagagtaAACTTGCgatacacgcaaggacgcaagcatgATTCTTGCGCCTGTAACAAGTATAACCCACGgttcacacgcaaggacgcaaggatatccttgcgacacacgcaaggacgcaaggtgtatcTTGCGTCCTCATGCGACACATAAAACTGCTCTGTTAAAACAGAAACTGCTGTATATACACTATATAAAAAGCTCTTGGAGATATTAACTAACCATTATATGTAGAAGTTTTAGGTAGTCAGACActgtaaaggtttcagcagatgaacgcttccaaaataatgctcttggtactccatccttatcagttttggttgcaaaactcttaatggtacgacggtatgcctcgaggattcaaatcttaaatgcccacataaaacCAGCCAATGTGTAAGCCTTTCCACCcccactctctaattggctttctcgaacctcaaaaccttcgctcaccgctgagtaagtagcatcccaaatacgagacccccatgggtacacgttcaccttattgaaatcttcaaccaaccatagAAACTGTTTACTAACCACATGTTGCCCCTGCTTCCCCATAAACGCTCTCTCTACGATCAAAATTATAGCTAGTCGAACAATATCATCGTCACTAACCTTGGGAACCTTTACATCACCTTGTTTTTTGATAAGGATGTTTTGTATATCACTAACCAAAATGTTGCTGGCATCGAGACGTTCTGGAAAACAACGTCGTCTAATGGGTGCGGTCTTAGATTCATAATTTcgagggatgtaatgtgccatgtccgtctGGCTACCAAACATAAAGCCGGTGACTAAACAAAATTCACGCCGACCAAATCTAATCATAAAATTAGGAGAAAAATGAAACCATATATCTTGTTGCTCTTCAGGGTACTTACTAGCATCTAATTTTTCTGAACGCTCACATTTCCGTTGGAGCATGGCATGTACTAGGCCAGGATCATTACCCGTGTATGAAAGATCTAACCAGGGACCAAAGCATGTACTTCTAAATAATTTTTCTTGTCTCTCAGTCAACATTTTCTTGACCTGAGGAATCACGGTCAACATATTCTTCATGGTCAATTTACCTTCCACATAGCCCTGTAAAAGTCAGAAGAACAACAGAAGAAAATCACATAGACGCAAGCAAGCAAGACAGAGATTGCGTACAAggccgcaaggacgcaaggttaaccttgcgtaacAGATGTGCAAGACGCAAGgatgcaaggttaaccttgcgtaacTTATgatcaagacgcaaggacgcaagggttACCTTGCGTGCACATGCAAAGGTAAAATTATAGCAAACGTAAGGTCGCAAATATCACCTTGCATACATTGTGaggcatacgcaaggacgcaaggattgtCTTGCGTCTACATAGCAACAGAGTTACACAACTTGAATCTAGCAAAAATTCCTGGGTATCGTACGCAATCTCAATAATATACAATcaaaaacacaaaatacaaacaAATTTCGTTGACACATTTTTTCGAACAGTTGGCGTGCAAAGAGTGCAAAAACTTTGTTTTAGCACATAAATCTAAGCATTATGAAGTAGATCGAATAATATAACATAGATCTAAGAAATCTAACCtgttcttgagacatagtgaacgatgatggtgattcgatgatgttggtggcgtagaagctcgcttgtactcgggaagatcgaagatggaaggatgaagaagatctagtaacgatgaagatgtgaggaggatgacgtgaggatgatgatgaagattttgcgaGTGATTTGCGAGTGTTTGGATCTTGCGAATGACGAGCGAAAGGGCACCAGAGAGGAGTTTGCGTATGTGTGTGGGAACAGTGAACGCAAACTGATCATTTAACTAGTTCTTTTACAGCTACACGCAAGGTCGCAACGTCGcaaagacgcaaagacgcaaggtcgcaaggtcgcaaggacgcaagctgtcgtgcgccttgcgagggcaaattgtcaaacttttttttttagggctgtcagtcaacaagctttaaaaaaagggcattttggtgataaCCTCTATTTGTATTAATTGAGACATAAAGAATGTGTGCTATAATAATAACTACAAGTTCTCACATTATATGGTTATACATCATAAATCGTTTAATTCCCCTATACAACCACTCCATTTATGCAACCTTTTTTTTTTCGTAATACTTCAAGTTTCAATTGCACGTGTGAAGAAATTTATGATATTAACGAATACTAACCTAACATCATTTCAATGAgcacattattatttataatattatttattattattatttattatatgtaAATTAAATTACGATTCCAATTCAATGAGCACGTTATGACATTAACGATTACAAACCTAACATCATTTCAAGTTTCCATTGCACGTTTAAAGAAATTTATGATACTTACGAATCAGTAAGATTTTTTTTCTTTGATAAAACTACGAACTTTATGGTTGTTAATAAGTCCAACAGTAATGAGAAAGTCACACTCGAGCTTGTTAATGAGGTTGTACATTATGGATCAATAGTTGTACATGGTACTTACTTTTTTATCAGGTAAGATATTTGGCGCAAATTATAACCGGTTGTCTGTCACTCTCAGAGACACAAAACCAGTTGGACAATCGTTATCGCCGACGGTGGTTGAAATTTCAATACACTTTTTTCCGGCCAGCGTCAAACAATGACCGGCCACCACTTTACTACTACTACCGTCACAGGAAAATCAACAATTTTCCTCCTTCCATCACATTCACCCCCAATCGTCAGGTATTCCTAAATCtatttctctctctagggtttgtaaAATTGTAGTAATGTGTTTTCAGTACGCCAGTTCGAAACCTAAGGTGATTAAttgcaaatatatatgtatatgtatgtattataAACCTCAACTGCATTATTTTATTTTACACAAAATTGAAAATCTCGCACAAATATGGAAATATCGCATGGACAATTGCAATCTCGCACAAATTAGAAATCTCACGCAATAACTCGCAACTGAAACAATAGTTGAAAATCTGCTCAAAATCTGTAAATCTCACATAAATCCGGAAATTTCGCACCAATATTGGAAATTAgaaatatctatctatatctatatctatctatctatctatagtctatctatagtttctattatattgctaaaatgatgatgtcattattaggctaattactttcttaaaaaaaaatcaaaaagaaaaagaaaaaaatctaagcatggtggatgatgtcattaatctaaataatttttaattaaaatttaatcttattaattaattattattattaaatcttattaataattattttaattattaaaattaaattattttaattaattatttataaaagttaggcagaaggaaaccaattctacatttatattttaatttacactcttaaaataaaatgacaaccaatattatctcttatgattggatgtggattgttaaatatgcattttaggtgtttgatgaaatgttcagttgacgagtttcttagtcgaactatgtggttctacgggtcattattatattgctaaaatgatgatatcattattaggctaattcctttgttaagaaaaaatcaaaaagaaaaagaaaaaaatctaagcatggtggatgatgtcattaatctaaataatttttaattaaaatttaatcttattaattaattattattattaaatcttattaataattattttaattattaatattaaattattttaattaattatttataaaagttaggcagaaggaaaccaattctacatttatattttaatttacactcttaaaataaaatgacaaccaatattatcttttatgattgaatgtggattgttaaatatgcattttaggtgtttgatgaaatgttcagttgacaagtttcttagtcgaactatgtggttctacgggtcattaaactaaataactttagcatttacgttcacttaatatctatcattaaactgtttcgtttaaacaaacccgtgatttcacgggtgatTTCACTAGTTTTACATTAATATGTTAATTTGTTATATCcgtgacctttttttttttttttttttttttttttttgttgacagttactaatTGATAAAAAGGTAAAATAATTACAATGCAGTGCCTTAGTTATTACTATGATTTAACTTGTGCGTTTCATAAACAGAATGATTAATGGTTTAAAATCCGAATGATTCAAAGCTACTGATTGAATTTAGTTCTAGAGGACAATAAACTGTTTGATAATTGTTTGTAATGAACTCTATAAATGATGTAATTTTAATGTATTAACcttttattattttgtataaatAAAACAATATAATTGTTTGATAAATGTTCTATGTATGATCTAAGGAGGATATTGAATAATATACAGATGAGTAACTACCTTTTAATATACATGCAGTGAAGGAGCTTTGGAATTTAATATGCATAtggaattttatatattaatatgtagCAATTTATTTCTTTATACAGGAAAGTGGCAAATAATATTAGGTTCAAATGTTCTATTGAGCTACCAATATTAAGCATGGATGTAGCTAGGCATGTTGTATCAGGGATTGCTTCTTCATTGGTACTATTGTCCTCAACAAACCAGGTTTGGTGTCTAACTTCTCTGTTCATGAACATCGCAATGGATTTCGACACGTATAATCTAAACGAAATGGTTACTAGTGGCCTTCGAGTGGTTGTAGGTTCGGTGCTCATCGTTAATAGAGTAAATGCGTCTAGTAACCCTTATATAAAGGTGAAAATGTATTAAATAGCTATAATGGAAGTGTGTCAAATGGGTCATTGGGTCGAAATTCAAATGCTTACACTCTCGTAATCATTCAATACTTACAACCACACCACCAACAACAAATGTTTATGATATAGCTTTTATAATCATATTCAATAAaagcatgtataataataataggttGGGTAAAAGTGAGTTGACAGGTCAACCCAATTGGAGCCCATATTTCACCAACTTTTGCTACATCTAGTTTGACACATTAAGGAAACTATGTGGATCCAAATTTAGTTGTCATTTTCTTGTAACAATGACGACAGGCAAATAACATTTTACTAAGTTTGTATAATttactaaaaagatttttaattttttatgtTTGTCGTTTCTAAATATGGACACCCACGTTGCAGGCTTTGGCGACAGAATTATGGCATAATAATTTATGCCAGATTGCAAGTACCACGAGCAATATCCCAACCCTTCCTGTTGACGAAGTTtcaaacatgatgatgatgatgaaagggaTGACAGCACGAAACTTCGACCCCGTAAGATACTCCGGAAGATGGTTCGAAGTTGCTTCACTTAAACGCGGTTTTGCTGGTCAAGGTCAAGAAGATTGCCACTGCACCCAGGTAGATTTCAAACTCAACTTTACAAAATAAAGAATTTTACGTTTAGATGAGTCTGCAAGATTCTTAATGCAGGGAGTGTATACATTTGATATGGAAACACCAGCAATTCAAGTAGATACTTTTTGTGTTCATGGTGGGCCCAACGGGTATATCACTGGTATACGGGGTCGGGTTCAGTGTCTTTCGGAGGAAGATACCGAGAAAGCGGAATCAGATTTAGAAAGACGAGAGATGATTAGAGAAAAGTGTTATCTCAGGTTTCCTACATTGCCTTTCATTCCGAAAGAACCTTATGATGTAATTGATACCGATTATGACAATTTTGCCCTTGTTTCTGGAGCAAAAGACAAGAGCTTTATTCAGGTACACCTATACAATGCACCTACATGAAAACACACAATTTACAATTATGCATTAATGGATTTGTAACATAACTTGGTATTGCAAGCCTGCAACATATATATACTCAGGTCTATGGTTTTGATGTTTTCAGATATATTCAAGGACACCAAATCCAGGGCCAGAATTTATAGAAAAGTACAAGCTTGTGTTGGCTGATTATGGCTATGATCCAACCCAAATTAAGGACACACCACAAGACTGTGAGGTGTCGGATAGCCGATTAGCTGCAATGATGTCAATGAACGGAATGCAACAAGCACTAACTAATCAGTTCCCTGATCTTGAACTCACGTCTGCTGTTAAGTTCGATCCTTTCACAAGTGTTTTTGACACCTTAAAGAAACTTGTGCAGCTATATTTCAAGTAACTGTAAAGTCCCCTTATTATTATATCTGCAAAGATGTGTCTCTTGACATCAATATACAGCCATGGTTGCATGTACATAATTGTATTTTTAttcttttttgtttttttgttttttttttgttgttgttgttgttgttgttgttgttttattgGAGCAAATTAGAATCACTAAAGAAGTGAGTGTTGTTTCTTTCTAATAATCTTGCAGAACTCAATTAGTTAGTTGTTCATCACTAAGTTGTTTTAGTTGATTGTCATTAAAATCTTGGAAAATACTTGGTTTCCATTTTATGTCATCAATCACTTGTATTTTTCAATTTATGGTATCTTCAAGATTTTACATATACAATTTTTTTTGCTACAATATATATTAATTGGATCATAAAAACCTAACTTACAGCGATCCTTCCTCCACTCTCTCTTCTAAGAAACCCTAATTCAAAAACACAGCCGCCACCTACCATTCTTCTCCTCCGGCCGCCGGTTTCTACCGGCGGTCCGGAGGACCTCTCATTCCATCCTTTTTATTATTCTCATCTCTTCTTTTTAGTCTTTTTCGTTCGGTAGCTTGTCGATTTTTAGGTTTAATTTGAATTTGTAGTCCTAAGTAGTTCGTGCTTTTTATGATAGTTCATGTGTGTCGTGGTGTTGTTATTTTCAGACCACCCTCTCTTGTTTTCGATCGATGGTTTCCGGGTTGATTTAAGTGGCACCGTTTCAGATAGATCTAAGTGGAAGAAATTGGGGTCTTGTCAGATGACATTTTTTCGAGTTTGTAAGCTACATAATAAAATTGGTCGAGTATTCACAGCAGATTTCGTGTGTTCATTCAGGTCAGATGGCGATTTTGGGTGGTGCTCCTTCTGGTTTCGAGTCAGATTCGGAtgtttttggatgttttcggtctTTTTTGAGTTGTTTCGGGTTGTTTCGGATTTTTCGAGTTGTTTCGGGTTCTTTCGAGTTACGTGGAGTGGTTTCGGTTGTTTTCGGGTGGTTTTTATGTTGCGACAGTACCGGTATAACATCGAGTTTCTTCAAGTCGTGGCAATCAGATAGGTGAGCTAtataattttgaatgatttgaaaagccatttgcaattttATGATATCGAGTTCTTTCATGTGACCCCCTTTTTCACTTGtctgtttgatttgaatgccatctATGGAGTGGAAGCTTGAGCTGAATTTCAACTCTATTAGCTAGAGAGTTTATACGAGTAATATTCTAACTGGTGTAGAATATACATGTTTAAATTATAATATTTGCTAGTTGATCATGTACTTTGGTTATATATAATAGTAGTTTTCGTGATTTGTTTTGAGTTATTTATTTCGTGGGTTCGGGTGATTTTGGATATTTTTTTTGGGTGGTTTTTGTTTGTGATATTAGATTGTGATGGCAAGTGATTTGCGGTAGTGTTTTCGGGTTGTTTTGATGCTTTACATGTCATAGTGTTAGGGGTGTTCGAGATCGAGATGggtaattgttattgttataatcaAGGTTCATGATCATTGTTTTCGAGGATTATATCGTGAAATTAGATTGGTGCTTCGGGTTTTTTCGATGATTGGTGTCGCGGTGATTCTTAATTGTGGGTTTTTTGATTGGTGGTTAGGTCGGGATAAAGTCGTGGATATTGGTCGTGATTTTACAATCGTAGTTTCTTTCTCCGCTGCATCTCTGCATTTCACTATACCACCACTTGGTTAGATTGTGGGATCGACGGGTGTTATCCCAGTATCGTTGTAGTATCGTGTGGCTGTCGTGGTTTGTTTTTCACCCAATTTCATGTTTCTAACCAGTGTTGCCCTTAAGTGGTCCTGTGTGGTGTTGATTTGGATGGCGGGTATTAGTTACTGTAATTTTCGAGGTCGGTAGAATCGCGGATTCGTGTAATGTTGATGTTAGTATTTGGAATTGTTGTAACTACTAGCTTCTTGCTAGTcctttttaatttataaaattattattgcctttcaaaaaaaaaaaaaaacctaacttACAGAATCAGAAGACCTCTTACGCTGAATATTCATTTAACAAATATTGAATTGATTGATTGATGGAGTATATATGAAATTTTGAAATTTTTAACCACTCTAAAAAAAATTATGCACACcactatttatatatatgtaccaAAATAATTTATTCACTTGATAAATAACTATTACTCAATATTAGTAAACTTTCtagtttacttttatttattaatattaatctcaGTCATTTTATCTTAAATAAATTCAGTTAAATATACTTTGAATATAACAACATTACTCAATCTCATCAACGGTGTTAGGAGGTAAGATACAGGCAGTTATGCCCCATGTGTTAACgtagtcaaagtttggtcaacgaTTAAGAATATGACAAGCTTGTAACTTTCTACACAGCTTCTGATAGTTAGGCAAAAAAAGGATAACTGACAAACTATATATAGCCAAAGCGAACTTAGTTGTCATGGACAAAACATTATTGACTTAATAGTATATATTCACAATTCCACATGACATGTTTTCTTATCTTTACAATGATTTTCCTTCCACACAAGTAGTCAATAAAATCCTTTTATCCCATACTTTGAATTATTTACCTGGTAAACCATATTAAGAAATGAAACAAGTGTCATCTACCTTGATGCCTTATGCTAACGCAATTATATAGGGATGTAATCCAGTCGATTTGAGCTCGGATCACTAGATCAACGAGCTTTTATTAATTATTATGCATACTCGATA includes these proteins:
- the LOC139855448 gene encoding chloroplastic lipocalin-like isoform X1, with translation MTGHHFTTTTVTGKSTIFLLPSHSPPIVRKVANNIRFKCSIELPILSMDVARHVVSGIASSLVLLSSTNQALATELWHNNLCQIASTTSNIPTLPVDEVSNMMMMMKGMTARNFDPVRYSGRWFEVASLKRGFAGQGQEDCHCTQGVYTFDMETPAIQVDTFCVHGGPNGYITGIRGRVQCLSEEDTEKAESDLERREMIREKCYLRFPTLPFIPKEPYDVIDTDYDNFALVSGAKDKSFIQIYSRTPNPGPEFIEKYKLVLADYGYDPTQIKDTPQDCEVSDSRLAAMMSMNGMQQALTNQFPDLELTSAVKFDPFTSVFDTLKKLVQLYFK
- the LOC139853497 gene encoding uncharacterized protein, with amino-acid sequence MDDCPKRKRPFRSLHPSETERGCQWWIQSSSYFQGDVVEDEKNTQDDNQVEEELGGSLKELLQEESEQTSDPHPTQKGNKLQELLRMVNMLTKRVDDQEKELADCKKKLDDHEKRLKEQEHQEHQYADNEDAYVDPRSFSDNDTSPRVVRRGKRERRPTHFLNSPFTTPGYRKPLEKLSDEVASRVKRLKVSHQGTKEAENVLPMETEKPTEKGAEKAVDKQDENVALVSEEIEQGVDLPLVNEAEKQADQHDKKERKRKRKEKDWVGEEEIWSMVDKFINDQGTLQPPPPSAWRDQRKHVGPAKDLKSLILNKQDTRCMFIFQNETFLFLDTEFWKRLLGIAFSGYLENIHIDGWATFLLRFRQRFLPRASQMSSSPQFPIADYTCSSRWTIMPLGFLNQLEKFKSFYDDDTQNEEEKGDTSNPEAEGIIKFNPPDYMYLIGLGDGSDDLYPSWAECDKILIPVHFSDPEHFILLTLNLDEQRVLVYDSLKGCLKKGQLEAVFKNLSDNLPLYLKAIDYFNKKQDSQIVDYYENREDVELMIEDAPYVPMQSGGHGTQGFVCVLAYLKDIRKLMFACLRMFHDIRKVNLCHIFKQLTETDKQQTETDKQATNSGPLILGSTFFSAAQLHYSFISVIFGILVRFFADDPRFTKELITGWHGGHQVHEYIKSFENEDEVMYPNLRLLVDCPDITLAYSFSDEYSFIFNKETKLYQRRARNEEVDGNDWFLHDKKGNKCNVMYTSGSANIGQASTDTGATLCLPFYQVQPVFVPSFYAYLGSRENISKVTIWTGLGTLRVLQSDQKADGGYPFSDTQRVLTVTMFFIAKVYANRVQLYCFQILILKFRNANELSWLKEVLQTPIEQQQYSIPHMRGMTEVRYTQSFLYPIMEEK
- the LOC139855448 gene encoding chloroplastic lipocalin-like isoform X2; this translates as MDFDTYNLNEMVTSGLRVVVGSVLIVNRVNASSNPYIKALATELWHNNLCQIASTTSNIPTLPVDEVSNMMMMMKGMTARNFDPVRYSGRWFEVASLKRGFAGQGQEDCHCTQGVYTFDMETPAIQVDTFCVHGGPNGYITGIRGRVQCLSEEDTEKAESDLERREMIREKCYLRFPTLPFIPKEPYDVIDTDYDNFALVSGAKDKSFIQIYSRTPNPGPEFIEKYKLVLADYGYDPTQIKDTPQDCEVSDSRLAAMMSMNGMQQALTNQFPDLELTSAVKFDPFTSVFDTLKKLVQLYFK